The following DNA comes from Thermodesulfobacteriota bacterium.
ATGAGGGTCTATTTGTTCTTCGTCATTAGTTGAGCGCAGAATTTCTATATTTTCTACATATTGCTTAGGAGCTCTATTTCCATAAGCAACAATATCTTTTCCTTTTTCGTTTTGTTCCATCGAATACGTCTCTAACAATGAAATATTGTAATTAAGGCCTTAAAAATACTACTGAGGTACATCTGGTACGCCACTAGAAACATTAAATGGGAAGGGCCAGAAATTGAGTCCCATCCTAAACTGTTGTAAAAATGCTACTATTGCATGTTGACCAACTATAACTATATCTCGATCCTGAAGAGGGATGTCTTGTTCAGCGCCACTTTCAATAGCCTTAAGATCAACCGGTATGATATCTTGCCGGCCATTTTCATATCTTACGAGTCTCACGTTTTTAGCACCAGATCTTAATCCCCCAGAAATCTGTATAGCCTGACTAAAAGTAACTCCAGGAGTAATCGGGAATTGGCCAGGCCTTCGCACGGCTCCATTCACATAGTAAACGCCTGCCTCAGGAACATAGATTGTATCCCCAACCTGTATTGGCAGTTCTAATAACTCCAAATTGCCTTTATCGACCTCTTCGAGATCAATTTCAATCAGTTTGTCCTCTCCTCCTCTAGCTAAGTATATAAACTCGCTGGCCGTATCTGAAAGTCCGCCCGCCAAGGCAAGTGCGTCAATCAAGCGTCCCTTTTTTAATAGCTCGAAATTTCCAGGATTCCTAACCGCCCCAAGCACAGCTACGTGTTTACTCCTGTATTCTTTAATAAAAACATTTACATGAGGGTCTCTTATGTATTTTTCGCCAAGAAGACCTTCAATTTTTTCTTCAGCTTGAGAGGTACTGAGTCCGCCAACTTCAACTTCGCCTAACAGCGGATATGAAACCATACCGAATGAATTTACCCTTACCTGATCATTCAAATCATCAGAACCATATACTGCGACCTCCAAAAGATCCCCCGGACCAATTAAATAATCATCTGTCACTGATTTTGAAGATGGGGCGGTGCCACTTTTGAATGATTTACTTGTTATTTTTTCATTTAAGTTTTCTATATCTTTATTCGTAGTGCGTACGCTTGGATTATTTTTGGGGGGATCTGGAATCGTGGATCCTGGAGCCGCGCTTATGCAACCCGTCATAACTAAAACCGACAAAAACGATAGCATTAATGAATGTCTCATGATATCTAACGGATAACGCCCCTTGCTTTAAGAGCAAACTTCCCTTCTTAACATAATGATAGAAGCTCTACAATATTTTTAAACTAGACTTTGGACTCTATTTAATATAGACAAGAGTTATAATTTGGATTTATATTTAAAACCTTCGACTTATACCGGAGTGAGATGTACTTGTTACCTCTTTTCAAACCTAATCCAAGAATATTTAAAAAGCACTCGAAAAAGTTGTAAGAAAACGTATAGTGGCATTAATTTGCGCCCCTGATATTTACTTAAAATAGAACTATTAAAAGTTTCTCTGATGCTAATTGCAAATGTAATAAAAATATTTCCCCGCCTCGCATCTTGTAGAAGTTTTTTTAAAAACGATACGATGATTCCAAGAGGGATAAAATTTCGAGTCTGATCTGCCACGAAGACATATCTAGAAATTAGACTTTTTAAAACTTTATCTTCAATATATCCGGTCGACTTATTCTCTTGCAAATAACCCAGTACTTCATCAGGAATTTCAGTACTTAATAATTCCTTTACTATCCAAAGGGTATAGTACATGTAGTTTATAATTCTATATTCTTTTGATTCGCTTAGTATTTGATCCCAGTTCAAATTTGTTTTGCATTGTTTAATAATCTCTGAAATATCAGATAGACCCCGAAGTTTCCCCAAAAATGTATCTGTGAGAGATACATGTAGGCATAGATGTAACAGCATATCTTCGGGAGATAGAGTCAATGTATTTACGCCAGCTATAACCATCCTGTCTGCCCT
Coding sequences within:
- a CDS encoding polysaccharide biosynthesis/export family protein, giving the protein MTGCISAAPGSTIPDPPKNNPSVRTTNKDIENLNEKITSKSFKSGTAPSSKSVTDDYLIGPGDLLEVAVYGSDDLNDQVRVNSFGMVSYPLLGEVEVGGLSTSQAEEKIEGLLGEKYIRDPHVNVFIKEYRSKHVAVLGAVRNPGNFELLKKGRLIDALALAGGLSDTASEFIYLARGGEDKLIEIDLEEVDKGNLELLELPIQVGDTIYVPEAGVYYVNGAVRRPGQFPITPGVTFSQAIQISGGLRSGAKNVRLVRYENGRQDIIPVDLKAIESGAEQDIPLQDRDIVIVGQHAIVAFLQQFRMGLNFWPFPFNVSSGVPDVPQ